A region from the Riemerella anatipestifer genome encodes:
- a CDS encoding TlpA family protein disulfide reductase — protein MNFLKKNFIFLLLTALLLSVFLFPKFGDFVRSQLLMKPAIEKLDNALLITDEEFDISLKGVNVPDTNLKNFKGKTLFLNFWGSWCPPCRAEWGSIQKLYDKQNDKMSFVLIAMQDDEEKVKQFLADNHYTAPVYIAQSPILDKLLPKSFPTTFIIDKMGRIVEKDDTANDWNSANVHQLVETIAK, from the coding sequence ATGAATTTTCTAAAAAAGAATTTCATTTTCTTACTACTTACCGCCTTGCTATTGTCGGTGTTTTTATTTCCTAAATTTGGAGATTTTGTAAGGAGTCAGCTTCTTATGAAACCTGCCATAGAAAAGCTAGACAATGCTTTACTCATTACTGATGAAGAGTTTGACATTAGTCTAAAAGGCGTTAATGTACCCGATACCAATCTAAAAAACTTTAAAGGTAAAACGCTGTTTCTTAACTTTTGGGGGAGCTGGTGCCCGCCTTGCCGTGCAGAATGGGGTTCTATCCAAAAACTCTACGATAAACAAAATGACAAAATGAGCTTTGTACTTATCGCTATGCAAGACGATGAGGAAAAAGTGAAGCAATTTCTAGCGGATAACCACTACACCGCTCCTGTCTATATTGCCCAAAGCCCTATTTTAGACAAGCTACTGCCCAAATCTTTCCCTACCACTTTTATTATAGACAAAATGGGGAGAATTGTAGAAAAGGACGATACCGCCAACGATTGGAACTCTGCCAATGTACACCAACTGGTAGAAACAATAGCCAAATAA
- a CDS encoding thioredoxin family protein, translating into MKNYWDKAVSFEAYLEETYHRIDHPKTEEEAEKKPYYELGLQRMNRMLKVFKPTDEDFKTLESKKFNGKILIISEPWCGDASQLVPVLARFFEGRNDVRLFYRDSDTSLIDQFLTNGGRSIPKVLILDETFNVIKTWGPRPKYGVELFEKFKTSPETYSKEQFHNDLQVYYAKNKGKDTLNEILELL; encoded by the coding sequence ATGAAAAACTATTGGGATAAAGCCGTTTCTTTTGAGGCTTATTTAGAAGAAACTTACCACAGAATAGACCACCCCAAAACAGAAGAAGAGGCAGAGAAAAAACCTTACTACGAACTGGGGCTCCAAAGAATGAACCGGATGCTGAAGGTATTTAAGCCTACGGACGAAGATTTTAAAACTTTAGAATCCAAAAAATTCAATGGTAAAATACTCATTATTTCGGAGCCTTGGTGTGGAGATGCCAGTCAGCTTGTGCCTGTATTGGCTCGTTTTTTTGAAGGTAGAAATGATGTAAGACTATTTTATAGAGATTCTGACACTTCCCTTATAGACCAATTTTTAACCAACGGAGGCAGGTCTATCCCGAAAGTCTTAATCTTAGATGAAACCTTTAATGTGATTAAAACTTGGGGACCTCGCCCTAAATATGGTGTAGAGCTATTTGAAAAGTTTAAAACCTCTCCTGAAACTTATTCTAAAGAGCAATTCCACAACGATTTGCAAGTCTATTACGCCAAAAACAAAGGTAAAGATACCCTAAACGAAATTTTAGAACTGCTATAA
- the aroC gene encoding chorismate synthase: MHNQLGNFLSLNTFGESHGLAYGGIITNFPAGIEVDLDAVQRELDRRKPGQSAIVTQRKESDTVKFLSGIFEGKTTGTPIGFIIENENQKSKDYDHLAAAYRPSHADFTYDQKFGHRDHRGGGKSSARETINWVAAGALAKNILPKEVEIHAYVSSVGNIFCEKPYQDLDFSKTENNEIRCPDENVAKKMIDRIKEIKKEGNTIGGTITCVIKNLPVGIGEPVFGKLQAELAKAMLNINAAKGFEYGSGFCGASMTGKEHNDLFNTDFSTKTNLSGGIQGGISNGMDIYFRVAFKPVATILRPQESVDKLGNKVTVEGKGRHDPCVLPRAVPVVENLTAFVLADLFLINQIRRR; this comes from the coding sequence ATGCATAATCAATTAGGTAATTTTCTTTCTTTGAATACCTTTGGAGAAAGTCACGGTTTAGCTTACGGAGGCATCATCACCAATTTTCCTGCGGGAATAGAAGTAGATTTAGACGCCGTACAGAGAGAATTAGACAGAAGAAAACCTGGGCAGTCTGCCATTGTAACCCAAAGAAAGGAAAGCGATACAGTGAAATTTCTGTCTGGTATTTTTGAAGGTAAAACCACAGGCACTCCAATCGGCTTTATTATAGAAAATGAAAATCAAAAAAGTAAAGATTACGACCACTTAGCGGCAGCTTATCGCCCTAGCCACGCCGATTTTACTTACGACCAAAAATTCGGACATAGAGACCACCGTGGTGGTGGCAAATCATCGGCTAGAGAAACCATCAATTGGGTAGCCGCTGGAGCTTTAGCAAAAAACATTCTCCCTAAAGAGGTTGAAATACACGCCTATGTGTCTTCCGTAGGAAATATCTTTTGCGAAAAACCTTACCAAGATTTGGATTTTTCTAAAACAGAAAACAACGAAATCCGTTGCCCAGACGAGAATGTCGCAAAGAAAATGATTGACCGAATTAAAGAGATTAAAAAAGAAGGCAACACCATAGGAGGCACCATTACTTGCGTGATTAAAAATCTACCTGTAGGCATAGGCGAACCTGTGTTTGGCAAACTTCAGGCAGAACTTGCTAAGGCAATGCTCAACATCAATGCAGCTAAAGGCTTCGAGTACGGCAGTGGGTTTTGCGGAGCCTCTATGACGGGTAAAGAACACAACGATTTATTTAACACTGATTTTTCTACCAAAACCAATCTATCAGGTGGCATACAAGGCGGTATCTCCAACGGAATGGATATTTATTTCCGTGTGGCTTTTAAGCCTGTGGCAACTATTTTAAGACCGCAAGAAAGCGTGGATAAACTAGGCAATAAAGTAACAGTGGAAGGTAAAGGCAGACACGACCCTTGCGTACTTCCTCGTGCAGTACCTGTGGTAGAAAATCTTACCGCTTTTGTACTTGCCGATTTATTTTTAATTAACCAAATAAGAAGAAGGTAA
- a CDS encoding endonuclease/exonuclease/phosphatase family protein — MNIKKEIVAFYNVENFFPPHTTYLPHWDNYKYHNKLHKTAHIFELIKQYNNTLPMLVGLAEIGNKTVLEDLLAKPVFGGNYHYLHYESPDERGIDVALLYDKNKITVKHSEPIRFKFEMKNEQGELYEDTTRDVLHSVLEYNGATFHCFVMHLPSKREQDINLPKRNEILEKINTLIENIIIKDKEAVLVLGDFNENPNEDNLIQFTYHEGILELLHNPFSALYYLGDYSTYHKKEGLLFDQIMFSRDFFQTSFGLTYKKAEIFNPTEIKNWDKMKNRPFRTYSGTRYLGGYSDHFPVLVEFESLAKG; from the coding sequence ATGAACATAAAAAAAGAAATTGTTGCTTTTTATAATGTGGAGAATTTTTTTCCGCCACACACGACATATTTGCCTCACTGGGATAATTACAAATACCACAATAAACTCCATAAAACCGCACACATTTTTGAACTTATAAAGCAATATAATAATACCCTACCGATGCTAGTAGGACTAGCTGAAATAGGAAATAAAACAGTGCTAGAAGACTTATTGGCGAAACCTGTTTTCGGAGGAAACTATCACTACCTGCACTACGAATCTCCTGACGAAAGAGGCATAGATGTCGCTCTTCTTTACGACAAGAACAAAATCACGGTGAAGCACTCTGAACCCATCAGGTTTAAGTTTGAAATGAAAAACGAACAAGGAGAGCTTTATGAAGACACCACCAGAGATGTTCTACATTCTGTATTAGAATATAACGGAGCAACATTCCATTGTTTTGTGATGCATCTACCTTCCAAAAGAGAGCAAGACATCAACCTCCCTAAACGAAATGAAATTTTAGAAAAAATCAATACTTTGATAGAAAACATCATCATCAAAGACAAAGAAGCGGTACTCGTATTGGGAGATTTTAATGAAAACCCTAACGAAGACAACCTCATTCAATTTACTTACCACGAGGGGATTTTAGAACTATTACACAATCCGTTTTCAGCATTATATTATTTAGGAGACTACTCCACTTATCACAAAAAAGAAGGATTGCTATTTGACCAAATTATGTTTTCAAGAGATTTTTTTCAAACTTCTTTCGGGCTAACCTATAAAAAAGCAGAGATATTTAACCCAACCGAGATAAAAAATTGGGATAAAATGAAAAACAGACCTTTCAGAACCTACTCTGGGACGAGGTATTTGGGCGGTTATAGCGACCATTTCCCTGTATTAGTAGAATTTGAATCTTTAGCCAAAGGATAA